The following are from one region of the Cytobacillus firmus genome:
- a CDS encoding ABC transporter permease: protein MNPGLLFTMTKHELRLLLRSRWLLNFMILFFFLAVLLYLYGLQSVKSDPAEVTYGLEGVNDNIETMGVNPEYYGLKEIKTEEGNTEGFSQSAYNRSIAMLINLSLWMIPVICMILGGSSIIADKENGRLSLYRTYQASSGYYLISKFLALVLSLFFAAGISYGLFGLISSLAGSSFAAHIYQVFLLVNMFLILVFSAASLLIGALSKTRMQGLSAAIIVWILMVFVYEFIIFSVIGLVPYAVKQNSLFMFILLNPVESVRVWSISKLNSEYVFGPEYLIIEEWGANGSLTLALTISITLIILITILSSARLLTKRGV, encoded by the coding sequence ATGAATCCCGGACTTTTGTTTACTATGACAAAACATGAACTACGGCTGCTGTTAAGAAGCAGATGGCTTTTAAACTTTATGATTCTATTTTTCTTTCTGGCAGTTCTCCTTTATTTATACGGCCTCCAGTCTGTAAAATCTGATCCCGCTGAAGTAACGTATGGGCTGGAAGGTGTTAATGACAATATTGAGACAATGGGTGTGAACCCGGAATATTACGGCCTTAAAGAAATAAAGACGGAAGAGGGCAATACAGAAGGGTTCAGCCAGTCTGCCTACAACCGTTCGATTGCCATGCTGATCAACCTATCTCTTTGGATGATTCCGGTCATTTGCATGATTCTTGGAGGTAGTTCCATTATTGCCGATAAAGAAAATGGGAGATTATCCTTATATAGAACTTATCAGGCATCTTCAGGATATTATCTGATCAGTAAATTCCTGGCTTTGGTCCTCTCGTTATTCTTTGCAGCAGGTATTTCATATGGGTTATTCGGCTTGATCTCATCTTTGGCTGGCAGTTCTTTTGCAGCCCATATTTATCAGGTTTTTCTGCTGGTGAACATGTTTTTAATCCTTGTATTCTCAGCGGCATCCTTACTGATTGGAGCCCTTTCCAAAACAAGGATGCAGGGACTGTCAGCAGCCATTATAGTATGGATTCTAATGGTGTTTGTCTACGAATTTATCATCTTTTCTGTCATCGGGTTGGTTCCATATGCAGTCAAGCAAAACAGCCTGTTCATGTTTATCCTTTTGAACCCGGTTGAATCCGTGCGCGTATGGTCGATCTCTAAACTGAATTCTGAATATGTATTCGGTCCTGAATACTTAATAATCGAAGAGTGGGGAGCAAATGGCTCTTTAACTCTTGCCCTTACAATATCCATTACCCTCATAATTCTAATCACCATCCTATCTTCAGCCCGGCTTTTAACGAAAAGAGGTGTTTAA
- a CDS encoding CNNM domain-containing protein — translation MFIAILFFMFMSFFLSGSETALTAVNKMKLKSRADNNDKKAQRILDVVSKPDEMITSILIGNNIANIMLPTLVTIIALDYDFNVGVATGILTVALILFAEVLPKSIAASFSDKIAYLVFPVIRILMLILKPVTFLISRFTRGIIKFLSKNDEDSVSVSKEELITMVDIATSEGTFHEEETQRIKGIIDFYNLDVSDALKTPRMEIEGIPFEATIEEAKNIVLDNRFTRYPVYKDNMDNIVGVFHAKVLLSWSNQPEKSLKDFTDLEPLFVYEFHSIDKVFKMMMKERKHLAIVLDEYGGTKGIITHEDILEAMLGQEIEDETDENAEVLIDELTENHIIVHGKLAIRRINEVFKTKIPEEEDILAGFLLKELGHFPEEGETFEYHHLHFEIKSIEDNRIKLVEIKKKTP, via the coding sequence TTGTTCATTGCTATTTTGTTTTTCATGTTCATGTCCTTTTTCCTGTCGGGAAGTGAGACTGCCTTAACGGCTGTTAACAAAATGAAATTAAAATCCAGAGCAGATAATAATGATAAGAAAGCACAAAGAATTTTGGATGTCGTGTCAAAGCCTGATGAGATGATTACATCGATATTAATTGGCAATAATATTGCTAATATCATGCTGCCTACACTGGTTACCATCATTGCGCTTGACTATGATTTCAATGTAGGGGTGGCGACGGGTATTCTGACTGTGGCACTAATTTTATTTGCGGAAGTTCTGCCAAAATCCATCGCAGCAAGCTTTTCCGACAAAATTGCTTATCTTGTATTTCCGGTCATTAGAATCCTAATGCTGATCTTAAAGCCGGTCACTTTTCTAATATCCAGGTTCACGAGAGGAATTATTAAATTTCTTTCAAAAAATGATGAGGATTCAGTATCAGTATCCAAGGAAGAGCTTATTACCATGGTTGATATAGCTACAAGCGAAGGAACCTTCCATGAAGAAGAAACACAGCGAATTAAAGGGATCATTGATTTTTATAATTTAGATGTCAGCGATGCGCTAAAAACGCCGCGAATGGAAATTGAAGGCATTCCATTTGAAGCAACAATAGAAGAAGCAAAGAATATAGTGCTGGATAATCGTTTTACAAGGTATCCGGTGTATAAAGATAATATGGATAACATTGTCGGGGTTTTCCATGCTAAGGTTTTGCTCTCCTGGTCCAATCAGCCAGAGAAATCCCTGAAGGATTTTACCGACTTAGAGCCGTTATTTGTCTATGAATTTCATAGCATTGACAAGGTATTCAAAATGATGATGAAAGAAAGGAAGCACCTTGCCATTGTTCTTGATGAATATGGCGGGACGAAAGGCATCATCACCCATGAGGATATTCTTGAAGCGATGCTGGGCCAGGAAATTGAAGACGAAACGGATGAAAACGCGGAAGTGCTGATCGACGAATTAACGGAAAACCATATTATTGTTCACGGCAAACTGGCAATCCGCAGAATCAATGAAGTTTTTAAAACAAAAATTCCCGAAGAGGAAGACATCCTTGCAGGATTTTTATTAAAAGAACTGGGGCATTTTCCTGAAG
- a CDS encoding nitrous oxide reductase accessory protein NosL, with protein MKFKPVLLMAVLAILLSACSSPASEPAEIKLNQDSCAACNMGIADLESAAQIILKSGEPVLFDDIGCMTQYLQSEKPEYEAAFVHDYLSREWISFDASAFIQHSDIESPMSYGIAAFESLEKAEEYRKEHGGTEYSKEELLKADIKSFKGDGKNHSH; from the coding sequence ATGAAATTTAAACCTGTTCTCCTAATGGCTGTTCTCGCAATATTGCTGAGTGCCTGTTCTTCACCAGCATCGGAGCCGGCAGAAATTAAACTGAATCAGGATAGCTGTGCTGCCTGTAATATGGGAATCGCTGATTTGGAATCAGCAGCACAGATAATTTTAAAAAGTGGTGAGCCTGTATTGTTCGATGATATTGGGTGTATGACACAATATTTACAGTCAGAGAAGCCTGAATATGAGGCAGCCTTTGTCCATGATTATCTCAGCAGGGAATGGATATCGTTTGATGCTTCTGCATTTATACAGCACAGCGATATTGAAAGCCCCATGAGCTATGGAATAGCAGCTTTTGAATCATTGGAAAAAGCTGAGGAATACCGGAAAGAACATGGAGGAACTGAATATTCGAAAGAAGAGCTCCTGAAAGCCGATATAAAGAGCTTTAAAGGAGACGGAAAGAATCACAGCCATTAA
- a CDS encoding right-handed parallel beta-helix repeat-containing protein, which yields MYKKIGWFLLFFSMILAGKASAQEFSAASSKELREALSDPSVSVIKLHSGKYEGSFSIERKVHIIGDKGTRIIGSENGHVLKIAADDVIIEHLELEGSGSQNAGIYVTGDRAYLHHIALRNVFHGIYARNSYGHRFENNIITSFQSKDRHKGFGIYLVEAPNTAVRNNYFYHTHDGVYVSYSDFCEVSGNIMSKARYGVHTMDSRNVLIADNRVTESINGLMIMQSYEVFILENYFYKNTENEGAGIFMYDTFDSKIASNIVRGNYRGMILENAQRNRLEFNQIQENDTGLEMGKNSNDNIIYLNNFSGNTRQIISEKDNRNLFSKDTYGNYFDDHQLLNLDHDHKVDFAYKSGDVFYQLADEEPLLQIFYQSPAVELWNMIEQYTPIPSDAFIIDESPLAKAAPVKQKELKSEKRNALPSREPSLILFFFLITLTSLLILNYGRKHYEI from the coding sequence TCAAAAGAGCTGAGAGAAGCCTTGTCGGATCCGAGTGTATCAGTCATTAAATTACATTCTGGAAAATATGAAGGAAGTTTTTCAATAGAGAGAAAAGTTCATATTATCGGGGATAAAGGAACCAGAATTATAGGATCTGAAAATGGCCATGTGCTGAAAATTGCAGCGGATGATGTCATCATTGAACATCTGGAATTGGAAGGAAGCGGATCACAGAATGCCGGAATCTATGTGACAGGAGACCGTGCCTATCTTCACCATATAGCGCTGAGGAATGTTTTTCACGGCATATATGCAAGGAATTCATATGGACACCGGTTTGAAAATAATATCATTACAAGCTTCCAAAGTAAGGACCGTCACAAGGGCTTTGGCATCTATTTGGTTGAAGCTCCAAATACTGCGGTAAGAAATAATTACTTCTACCACACGCATGATGGTGTTTATGTGTCCTATTCTGATTTTTGCGAAGTCAGCGGGAACATCATGTCCAAAGCACGCTATGGCGTGCACACAATGGATTCCCGTAATGTTTTAATTGCAGACAATAGGGTGACCGAAAGCATCAACGGGCTCATGATCATGCAAAGCTATGAAGTATTTATCCTGGAAAACTATTTTTATAAGAATACAGAAAATGAGGGTGCCGGGATTTTTATGTATGACACCTTTGATTCCAAAATTGCTTCCAATATTGTGAGGGGCAATTACAGAGGAATGATTCTTGAAAATGCACAGCGGAACAGACTTGAATTTAATCAGATTCAGGAAAATGATACCGGCCTGGAAATGGGGAAGAATTCAAATGATAATATCATTTATTTAAATAATTTTTCCGGGAATACAAGGCAAATCATCTCTGAAAAAGATAACAGGAATCTATTCAGTAAGGATACCTATGGCAACTATTTTGATGATCATCAATTATTGAATCTGGATCATGACCATAAAGTGGACTTTGCCTATAAAAGCGGGGATGTTTTTTATCAGTTGGCAGATGAAGAGCCTTTACTGCAGATCTTTTATCAAAGTCCGGCCGTAGAATTGTGGAATATGATTGAACAATACACTCCGATTCCATCAGATGCCTTTATCATAGATGAGTCACCGCTTGCTAAAGCTGCGCCTGTAAAGCAGAAAGAACTCAAATCAGAAAAAAGGAATGCCCTTCCAAGCCGTGAACCTTCTTTAATCCTGTTCTTTTTTCTTATCACTTTAACAAGTTTGCTTATATTGAATTATGGGAGGAAGCACTATGAAATTTAA
- a CDS encoding ABC transporter ATP-binding protein — MIVEMKELSKAYKNKTALAPLNLHIDQGECIVLCGGNGAGKSTMIKMLTNVESPTTGSVVFHSKQQKPFAYMPDQMMFPAELTPYEILDYYARFLNKDKETIKLVLEKTGLWSERNQKAGGFSKGMSQRLNLAQCLLADTDIYILDEPTDGLDPYWVIQLKKIIKELKDKNKTIIISSHIMRDAIEIADKLIILFNGKIKFHGTLDQAYKEYKCASLEEVFLSIHKMEQKSD, encoded by the coding sequence ATGATCGTGGAAATGAAGGAGTTATCCAAAGCATATAAAAACAAGACAGCATTAGCACCATTGAATCTCCACATTGATCAGGGGGAATGTATCGTATTATGCGGGGGGAATGGAGCGGGAAAAAGTACGATGATCAAAATGCTGACAAATGTTGAAAGTCCCACCACTGGAAGTGTGGTGTTCCATTCCAAACAGCAAAAGCCATTTGCTTACATGCCTGACCAAATGATGTTCCCAGCAGAGCTTACACCTTATGAAATCCTTGATTATTATGCTCGATTTTTAAATAAAGACAAGGAAACGATCAAATTAGTTTTAGAGAAAACAGGCTTATGGAGCGAACGGAACCAGAAAGCTGGAGGATTTTCAAAAGGGATGAGTCAGCGGCTTAATCTGGCTCAGTGTCTGCTCGCCGATACCGACATCTATATTCTTGATGAACCGACAGACGGATTGGATCCCTATTGGGTTATTCAGCTGAAAAAGATAATAAAGGAGTTGAAAGATAAGAATAAAACGATCATTATCAGCAGTCACATTATGAGGGACGCCATAGAAATCGCCGACAAACTGATTATCTTATTTAACGGGAAAATAAAATTTCATGGAACACTTGATCAAGCTTACAAAGAATACAAATGTGCCTCCTTAGAGGAAGTATTCCTTTCTATACACAAAATGGAACAAAAATCGGACTGA
- a CDS encoding TolB family protein yields the protein MRKLILLLCCFLLIIPSDAWGDTAENHLQAAFIRNGYLWIKTGVTEEQISAEPGKFTNTPKWSYDGQWLLYEKKAQEPHSPTIENSTEIWVYNVKSKKHKRIFQGGGNAKWAPSDYRIAFTSNGVLNISDMNQFYNIALGVDDYNWYPDGKGFILSSSADLKPDGWTSPILYKVQLPEQLEDMNLTQHVKPFFTLPKEIGNGNASIMSINATTFEFSPDGKWISFIVSPTASLAMDSDMVCVISPDGKNFEVLDEMILHLDVPKWAPGRNLLGYIAGGGRIVMGFKNKKLKVAELPAFKTLNLTPAKFAEMGFTWVDNEILVASRVDESEWSNDPQRRPEPTLCLIQLNKTQQTRITYPKNSIGDYNPLYLKTAGKLTWVRKKLAEQKGDLWIAELSGKNAKLWAKDVEQYSFYENRGQKSGS from the coding sequence ATGCGCAAGCTGATTTTGCTGCTTTGCTGCTTCCTGCTTATTATCCCGTCTGATGCATGGGGAGATACGGCAGAAAATCATTTGCAGGCAGCTTTTATACGAAATGGCTATTTGTGGATCAAGACCGGAGTGACTGAAGAACAGATTTCTGCTGAACCTGGAAAGTTCACAAATACACCAAAGTGGTCCTATGATGGCCAATGGCTCCTATATGAAAAAAAAGCGCAGGAACCTCATTCGCCTACTATCGAAAACAGCACAGAGATATGGGTATACAATGTAAAGTCAAAGAAGCATAAGAGGATTTTTCAAGGGGGCGGGAATGCCAAATGGGCACCTTCCGACTACAGGATTGCTTTCACCAGCAACGGAGTCTTAAACATATCGGATATGAATCAATTCTACAATATCGCTTTAGGTGTAGATGATTATAATTGGTATCCTGACGGAAAAGGATTTATTTTATCTTCAAGCGCCGACTTAAAGCCGGACGGCTGGACCAGCCCTATTCTATATAAGGTTCAGCTGCCGGAACAGCTTGAGGATATGAATTTAACTCAGCATGTGAAACCGTTTTTCACGTTACCTAAGGAAATAGGCAACGGCAATGCTTCCATTATGTCCATTAACGCAACTACATTTGAATTCTCACCTGATGGAAAATGGATTTCTTTCATAGTGAGTCCAACTGCATCCCTGGCCATGGACAGTGATATGGTTTGCGTCATTTCTCCTGATGGGAAGAATTTTGAAGTTCTTGATGAGATGATCCTTCATCTGGACGTCCCCAAGTGGGCGCCGGGCAGGAATTTATTGGGCTACATTGCAGGCGGGGGCAGAATTGTGATGGGCTTCAAGAATAAAAAATTGAAGGTGGCAGAATTGCCTGCCTTTAAAACCTTGAACCTTACCCCTGCTAAATTTGCAGAAATGGGTTTTACGTGGGTGGATAATGAAATACTCGTAGCATCACGAGTGGATGAAAGTGAATGGTCAAATGATCCGCAAAGACGGCCTGAGCCAACACTCTGTCTGATTCAGCTCAACAAGACCCAGCAGACGAGAATCACCTATCCCAAAAATTCAATTGGAGATTATAACCCTCTTTACCTAAAGACAGCCGGTAAATTAACATGGGTCAGAAAAAAGCTTGCAGAGCAAAAAGGCGATCTATGGATTGCTGAGCTTAGCGGAAAAAATGCAAAGCTATGGGCAAAAGATGTTGAACAATATTCATTTTATGAAAACAGAGGACAAAAAAGCGGTTCCTAA